The following are encoded in a window of Puntigrus tetrazona isolate hp1 unplaced genomic scaffold, ASM1883169v1 S000000373, whole genome shotgun sequence genomic DNA:
- the ogdhb gene encoding 2-oxoglutarate dehydrogenase, mitochondrial isoform X1 — MHRLRTCAARLRPLTASQNAPSFSQQRTAVTPGALRTFQPFRCYAAPVAAEPFLNGTSSNYVEEMYYAWLENPKSVHKSWDIFFRNANAGAPPGSAYQSPPPVGVSLSGLSQAQALVGAQPNVEKLVEDHLAVQSLIRAYQIRGHHVAQLDPLGIMDADLDSCVPADIITSSDKLDAAVFKARLSHLTAGGFYGLEEADLDKVFRLPTTTFIGGSESALTLREIIRRLEMSYCQHIGVEFMFINDLQQCQWIRQKFEKPGVMQFTLDEKRTLLARMIRSTRFEEFLQRKWSSEKRFGLEGCESLIPALKTIIDKSSENGVESVIMGMPHRGRLNVLANVIRKELEQIFCQFDSKLEAADEGSGDVKYHLGMYHRRINRVTDRHITLSLMANPSHLEAVDPVVQGKTKAEQFYCGDSDGKRVMSILLHGDAAFAGQGIVYETFHLSDLPSYSTHGTIHVVVNNQIGFTTDPRMARSSPYPTDVARVVNAPIFHVNADDPEAVMYVCNVAAEWRATFHKDVVVDLVSYRRNGHNEMDEPMFTQPLMYKQIKKQKPVLQKYAEKLITEGAVSRQEYEEEIAKYDKICEEAYNRSKDEKILHIKHWLDSPWPGFFTLDGQPKSMSCPSTGLNEDLLSHIGQVASSVPVEDFTIHGGLTRILKSRATMVQNRLVDWALGEYMAFGSLLKEGIHVRLSGQDVERGTFSHRHHVLHDQNVDKRTCIPMNYIDSNQAPYTVCNSSLSEYGVLGFELGFAMASPNALVLWEAQFGDFHNTAQCIIDQFISPGQAKWVRQNGIVLLLPHGMEGMGPEHSSARPERFLQMCNDDPDVFPKITEDFAVRQLYDCNWIVVNCSTPANFFHVLRRQILLPFRKPLIIFTPKSLLRHPEAKSSFDDMLQGTHFSRLIPEEGTASQNSAGVKRLIFCTGKVYYDLTKERKARGLENTVAISRIEQLSPFPFDLVKAEAEKYPQAQLLWCQEEHKNQGYYDYVKPRISRTFSNTRPVWYAGREPAAAPATGNKKAHLVELERFLDTAFNPDAFQDQS; from the exons ATGCATCGCTTAAGGACTTGCGCTGCACGGCTACGGCCGCTCACAGCCTCTCAGAATGCTCCAAGTTTCTCACAACAGAGGACAGCGGTGACGCCCGGGGCCCTAAGGACGTTTCAGCCTTTCAGGTGCTATGCAGCCCCTGTCGCCGCTGAGCCTTTTCTCAATGGGACGAGCTCCAATTATGTGGAAGAGATGTACTACGCATGGCTGGAGAACCCAAAGAGCGTGCACAAG TCTTGGGACATTTTCTTCCGTAACGCCAATGCAGGCGCTCCTCCTGGCTCTGCCTACCAAAGCCCCCCTCCAGTGGGGGTGAGTCTCTCAGGACTGTCTCAGGCCCAGGCACTGGTTGGAGCTCAGCCTAATGTGGAAAAACTAGTGGAAGACCACCTTGCCGTGCAGTCCCTCATCCGTGCCTACCAG ATTCGGGGGCACCATGTTGCACAGCTGGATCCTCTGGGAATTATGGATGCAGATCTTGATTCGTGCGTCCCGGCAGATATAATCACATCCTCTGATAAACTTG ATGCAGCTGTTTTTAAAGCCCGTCTGTCTCACCTTACAGCTGGAG GCTTCTATGGACTTGAAGAAGCGGATCTGGATAAAGTTTTCCGGCTTCCTACCACAACCTTCATTGGGGGAAGTGAAAGTGCTCTTACTCTCAGGGAAATCATCCGGCGTTTAGAG ATGTCCTACTGTCAGCACATTGGAGTGGAGTTCATGTTCATCAATGACTTGCAGCAGTGCCAGTGGATCAGACAGAAGTTTGAGAAGCCGGGAGTGATGCAGTTTACTCTGGACGAGAAAAGGACACTACTGGCCCGTATGATCCGCTCAACCAG GTTTGAGGAGTTCCTGCAGAGGAAGTGGTCATCAGAGAAACGTTTTGGCCTAGAGGGATGCGAGTCTCTCATTCCTGCCCTTAAAACCATCATCGACAAATCTAGTGAGAACGGAGTGGAGAGCGTTATCATGGGAATGCCACACAG AGGCCGTCTGAATGTGCTTGCTAATGTGATCCGTAAGGAGCTGGAGCAGATCTTCTGCCAGTTTGATTCAAAGCTGGAAGCTGCAGATGAG GGCTCAGGTGATGTGAAGTATCATCTGGGTATGTACCATAGACGGATCAACCGGGTCACTGATCGCCacatcactctctctctgatgGCCAACCCTTCACACCTGGAGGCAGTGGACCCCGTAGTGCAGGGCAAGACCAAGGCAGAGCAGTTCTACTGTGGTGACTCTGATGGCAAAAGG GTGATGTCCATCTTATTGCATGGAGACGCAGCCTTCGCTGGTCAGGGTATCGTGTATGAGACCTTTCACCTGAGTGACCTGCCGTCCTACTCCACACATGGCACTATTCACGTGGTCGTAAACAACCAG ATTGGCTTCACTACTGACCCTCGGATGGCTCGATCCTCGCCGTACCCCACGGACGTGGCCAGAGTGGTCAACGCTCCCATCTTCCATGTTAATGCAGACGATCCCGAGGCtgttatgtatgtgtgtaatgtagCTGCAGAATGGAGAGCCACCTTTCATAAAGATGTGGTGGTTGATCTG GTGAGCTACAGACGAAACGGCCACAACGAGATGGACGAGCCGATGTTTACGCAACCCCTGATGTATAAACagataaagaaacagaaacCAGTTCTGCAGAAATATGCTGAAAAGCTCATTACAGAAGGAGCTGTAAGCAGACAGGAATATGAG GAGGAAATTGCCAAGTATGACAAAATCTGTGAGGAGGCGTACAATCGTTCTAAAGATGAGAAGATCTTGCACATCAAGCACTGGCTTGACTCACCttggccag GTTTCTTCACTCTGGATGGTCAACCCAAAAGTATGAGCTGTCCATCCACTGGTCTTAATGAAGACTTGCTTAGTCACATCGGTCAGGTGGCTTCCTCAGTGCCTGTGGAGGATTTCACTATCCATGGAG GTCTTACCCGTATCCTGAAGAGCAGGGCTACAATGGTGCAGAACCGCTTAGTGGACTGGGCTCTTGGAGAATACATGGCCTTCGGTTCTCTGCTAAAAGAAGGCATTCATGTGCGTCTCAGTGGTCAGGATGTGGAGAGAGGGACCTTCAG TCATCGGCACCATGTGCTACACGATCAAAACGTTGACAAACGGACATGCATTCCCATGAACTACATCGACTCAAACCAGGCTCCATATACCGTGTGCAACAGCTCCCTGTCAGAATACGGGGTTCTTG GTTTTGAGCTTGGCTTTGCCATGGCAAGTCCTAACGCTCTAGTGCTCTGGGAGGCTCAGTTTGGAGACTTTCATAACACAGCCCAGTGCATCATCGACCAGTTCATCTCCCCAGGCCAGGCTAAGTGGGTCCGACAGAACGGCATTGTGCTGCTGCTACCTCATGGCATGGAGGGCATG GGACCAGAACACTCCTCTGCCCGTCCAGAGAGATTCTTGCAGATGTGCAATGATGACCCTGACGTTTTCCCG AAAATCACAGAGGACTTTGCTGTCCGGCAGCTTTATGACTGTAACTGGATCGTGGTGAACTGCTCCACTCCTGCAAACTTCTTCCATGTTCTTCGGAGGCAGATCCTTCTGCCCTTCAGAAAGCCT CTCATTATCTTCACACCTAAATCACTGCTACGGCACCCAGAGGCCAAGTCAAGTTTTGATGATATGTTACAAG gCACACACTTCAGCCGTCTCATTCCTGAAGAGGGAACAGCATCACAGAATTCAGCTGGAGTGAAGCGTCTCATCTTCTGCACAGGGAAGGTTTATTATGACCTCACCAAAGAACGAAAGGCCAGAGGCCTGGAGAACACAGTGGCCATAAGTCGTATTGAGCAG CTTTCTCCGTTCCCGTTTGATCTTGTGAAAGCTGAGGCAGAGAAGTATCCTCAGGCTCAGCTGCTGTGGTGCCAGGAAGAGCATAAGAATCAAGGCTACTATGACTATGTCAAGCCACGCATCAGCAGAACCTTCAGCAACACCCGTCCCGTTTG GTACGCCGGCCGAGAGCCTGCAGCTGCCCCAGCCACAGGCAACAAGAAAGCTCATCTTGTGGAGCTGGAGCGGTTCTTAGACACAGCCTTCAACCCGGATGCCTTCCAGGACCAGTCCTAA
- the ogdhb gene encoding 2-oxoglutarate dehydrogenase, mitochondrial isoform X3, with translation MHRLRTCAARLRPLTASQNAPSFSQQRTAVTPGALRTFQPFRCYAAPVAAEPFLNGTSSNYVEEMYYAWLENPKSVHKSWDIFFRNANAGAPPGSAYQSPPPVGVSLSGLSQAQALVGAQPNVEKLVEDHLAVQSLIRAYQVRGHHIAKLDPLGISCVNFDNAPLTIGSHQSGFYGLEEADLDKVFRLPTTTFIGGSESALTLREIIRRLEMSYCQHIGVEFMFINDLQQCQWIRQKFEKPGVMQFTLDEKRTLLARMIRSTRFEEFLQRKWSSEKRFGLEGCESLIPALKTIIDKSSENGVESVIMGMPHRGRLNVLANVIRKELEQIFCQFDSKLEAADEGSGDVKYHLGMYHRRINRVTDRHITLSLMANPSHLEAVDPVVQGKTKAEQFYCGDSDGKRVMSILLHGDAAFAGQGIVYETFHLSDLPSYSTHGTIHVVVNNQIGFTTDPRMARSSPYPTDVARVVNAPIFHVNADDPEAVMYVCNVAAEWRATFHKDVVVDLVSYRRNGHNEMDEPMFTQPLMYKQIKKQKPVLQKYAEKLITEGAVSRQEYEEEIAKYDKICEEAYNRSKDEKILHIKHWLDSPWPGFFTLDGQPKSMSCPSTGLNEDLLSHIGQVASSVPVEDFTIHGGLTRILKSRATMVQNRLVDWALGEYMAFGSLLKEGIHVRLSGQDVERGTFSHRHHVLHDQNVDKRTCIPMNYIDSNQAPYTVCNSSLSEYGVLGFELGFAMASPNALVLWEAQFGDFHNTAQCIIDQFISPGQAKWVRQNGIVLLLPHGMEGMGPEHSSARPERFLQMCNDDPDVFPKITEDFAVRQLYDCNWIVVNCSTPANFFHVLRRQILLPFRKPLIIFTPKSLLRHPEAKSSFDDMLQGTHFSRLIPEEGTASQNSAGVKRLIFCTGKVYYDLTKERKARGLENTVAISRIEQLSPFPFDLVKAEAEKYPQAQLLWCQEEHKNQGYYDYVKPRISRTFSNTRPVWYAGREPAAAPATGNKKAHLVELERFLDTAFNPDAFQDQS, from the exons ATGCATCGCTTAAGGACTTGCGCTGCACGGCTACGGCCGCTCACAGCCTCTCAGAATGCTCCAAGTTTCTCACAACAGAGGACAGCGGTGACGCCCGGGGCCCTAAGGACGTTTCAGCCTTTCAGGTGCTATGCAGCCCCTGTCGCCGCTGAGCCTTTTCTCAATGGGACGAGCTCCAATTATGTGGAAGAGATGTACTACGCATGGCTGGAGAACCCAAAGAGCGTGCACAAG TCTTGGGACATTTTCTTCCGTAACGCCAATGCAGGCGCTCCTCCTGGCTCTGCCTACCAAAGCCCCCCTCCAGTGGGGGTGAGTCTCTCAGGACTGTCTCAGGCCCAGGCACTGGTTGGAGCTCAGCCTAATGTGGAAAAACTAGTGGAAGACCACCTTGCCGTGCAGTCCCTCATCCGTGCCTACCAG gtcagaggtcatcatATAGCCAAACTCGACCCTTTGGGCATCAGTTGTGTAAATTTTGACAATGCCCCGCTTACTATCGGGTCCCATCAGTCCG GCTTCTATGGACTTGAAGAAGCGGATCTGGATAAAGTTTTCCGGCTTCCTACCACAACCTTCATTGGGGGAAGTGAAAGTGCTCTTACTCTCAGGGAAATCATCCGGCGTTTAGAG ATGTCCTACTGTCAGCACATTGGAGTGGAGTTCATGTTCATCAATGACTTGCAGCAGTGCCAGTGGATCAGACAGAAGTTTGAGAAGCCGGGAGTGATGCAGTTTACTCTGGACGAGAAAAGGACACTACTGGCCCGTATGATCCGCTCAACCAG GTTTGAGGAGTTCCTGCAGAGGAAGTGGTCATCAGAGAAACGTTTTGGCCTAGAGGGATGCGAGTCTCTCATTCCTGCCCTTAAAACCATCATCGACAAATCTAGTGAGAACGGAGTGGAGAGCGTTATCATGGGAATGCCACACAG AGGCCGTCTGAATGTGCTTGCTAATGTGATCCGTAAGGAGCTGGAGCAGATCTTCTGCCAGTTTGATTCAAAGCTGGAAGCTGCAGATGAG GGCTCAGGTGATGTGAAGTATCATCTGGGTATGTACCATAGACGGATCAACCGGGTCACTGATCGCCacatcactctctctctgatgGCCAACCCTTCACACCTGGAGGCAGTGGACCCCGTAGTGCAGGGCAAGACCAAGGCAGAGCAGTTCTACTGTGGTGACTCTGATGGCAAAAGG GTGATGTCCATCTTATTGCATGGAGACGCAGCCTTCGCTGGTCAGGGTATCGTGTATGAGACCTTTCACCTGAGTGACCTGCCGTCCTACTCCACACATGGCACTATTCACGTGGTCGTAAACAACCAG ATTGGCTTCACTACTGACCCTCGGATGGCTCGATCCTCGCCGTACCCCACGGACGTGGCCAGAGTGGTCAACGCTCCCATCTTCCATGTTAATGCAGACGATCCCGAGGCtgttatgtatgtgtgtaatgtagCTGCAGAATGGAGAGCCACCTTTCATAAAGATGTGGTGGTTGATCTG GTGAGCTACAGACGAAACGGCCACAACGAGATGGACGAGCCGATGTTTACGCAACCCCTGATGTATAAACagataaagaaacagaaacCAGTTCTGCAGAAATATGCTGAAAAGCTCATTACAGAAGGAGCTGTAAGCAGACAGGAATATGAG GAGGAAATTGCCAAGTATGACAAAATCTGTGAGGAGGCGTACAATCGTTCTAAAGATGAGAAGATCTTGCACATCAAGCACTGGCTTGACTCACCttggccag GTTTCTTCACTCTGGATGGTCAACCCAAAAGTATGAGCTGTCCATCCACTGGTCTTAATGAAGACTTGCTTAGTCACATCGGTCAGGTGGCTTCCTCAGTGCCTGTGGAGGATTTCACTATCCATGGAG GTCTTACCCGTATCCTGAAGAGCAGGGCTACAATGGTGCAGAACCGCTTAGTGGACTGGGCTCTTGGAGAATACATGGCCTTCGGTTCTCTGCTAAAAGAAGGCATTCATGTGCGTCTCAGTGGTCAGGATGTGGAGAGAGGGACCTTCAG TCATCGGCACCATGTGCTACACGATCAAAACGTTGACAAACGGACATGCATTCCCATGAACTACATCGACTCAAACCAGGCTCCATATACCGTGTGCAACAGCTCCCTGTCAGAATACGGGGTTCTTG GTTTTGAGCTTGGCTTTGCCATGGCAAGTCCTAACGCTCTAGTGCTCTGGGAGGCTCAGTTTGGAGACTTTCATAACACAGCCCAGTGCATCATCGACCAGTTCATCTCCCCAGGCCAGGCTAAGTGGGTCCGACAGAACGGCATTGTGCTGCTGCTACCTCATGGCATGGAGGGCATG GGACCAGAACACTCCTCTGCCCGTCCAGAGAGATTCTTGCAGATGTGCAATGATGACCCTGACGTTTTCCCG AAAATCACAGAGGACTTTGCTGTCCGGCAGCTTTATGACTGTAACTGGATCGTGGTGAACTGCTCCACTCCTGCAAACTTCTTCCATGTTCTTCGGAGGCAGATCCTTCTGCCCTTCAGAAAGCCT CTCATTATCTTCACACCTAAATCACTGCTACGGCACCCAGAGGCCAAGTCAAGTTTTGATGATATGTTACAAG gCACACACTTCAGCCGTCTCATTCCTGAAGAGGGAACAGCATCACAGAATTCAGCTGGAGTGAAGCGTCTCATCTTCTGCACAGGGAAGGTTTATTATGACCTCACCAAAGAACGAAAGGCCAGAGGCCTGGAGAACACAGTGGCCATAAGTCGTATTGAGCAG CTTTCTCCGTTCCCGTTTGATCTTGTGAAAGCTGAGGCAGAGAAGTATCCTCAGGCTCAGCTGCTGTGGTGCCAGGAAGAGCATAAGAATCAAGGCTACTATGACTATGTCAAGCCACGCATCAGCAGAACCTTCAGCAACACCCGTCCCGTTTG GTACGCCGGCCGAGAGCCTGCAGCTGCCCCAGCCACAGGCAACAAGAAAGCTCATCTTGTGGAGCTGGAGCGGTTCTTAGACACAGCCTTCAACCCGGATGCCTTCCAGGACCAGTCCTAA
- the ogdhb gene encoding 2-oxoglutarate dehydrogenase, mitochondrial isoform X2 gives MHRLRTCAARLRPLTASQNAPSFSQQRTAVTPGALRTFQPFRCYAAPVAAEPFLNGTSSNYVEEMYYAWLENPKSVHKSWDIFFRNANAGAPPGSAYQSPPPVGVSLSGLSQAQALVGAQPNVEKLVEDHLAVQSLIRAYQIRGHHVAQLDPLGIMDADLDSCVPADIITSSDKLGFYGLEEADLDKVFRLPTTTFIGGSESALTLREIIRRLEMSYCQHIGVEFMFINDLQQCQWIRQKFEKPGVMQFTLDEKRTLLARMIRSTRFEEFLQRKWSSEKRFGLEGCESLIPALKTIIDKSSENGVESVIMGMPHRGRLNVLANVIRKELEQIFCQFDSKLEAADEGSGDVKYHLGMYHRRINRVTDRHITLSLMANPSHLEAVDPVVQGKTKAEQFYCGDSDGKRVMSILLHGDAAFAGQGIVYETFHLSDLPSYSTHGTIHVVVNNQIGFTTDPRMARSSPYPTDVARVVNAPIFHVNADDPEAVMYVCNVAAEWRATFHKDVVVDLVSYRRNGHNEMDEPMFTQPLMYKQIKKQKPVLQKYAEKLITEGAVSRQEYEEEIAKYDKICEEAYNRSKDEKILHIKHWLDSPWPGFFTLDGQPKSMSCPSTGLNEDLLSHIGQVASSVPVEDFTIHGGLTRILKSRATMVQNRLVDWALGEYMAFGSLLKEGIHVRLSGQDVERGTFSHRHHVLHDQNVDKRTCIPMNYIDSNQAPYTVCNSSLSEYGVLGFELGFAMASPNALVLWEAQFGDFHNTAQCIIDQFISPGQAKWVRQNGIVLLLPHGMEGMGPEHSSARPERFLQMCNDDPDVFPKITEDFAVRQLYDCNWIVVNCSTPANFFHVLRRQILLPFRKPLIIFTPKSLLRHPEAKSSFDDMLQGTHFSRLIPEEGTASQNSAGVKRLIFCTGKVYYDLTKERKARGLENTVAISRIEQLSPFPFDLVKAEAEKYPQAQLLWCQEEHKNQGYYDYVKPRISRTFSNTRPVWYAGREPAAAPATGNKKAHLVELERFLDTAFNPDAFQDQS, from the exons ATGCATCGCTTAAGGACTTGCGCTGCACGGCTACGGCCGCTCACAGCCTCTCAGAATGCTCCAAGTTTCTCACAACAGAGGACAGCGGTGACGCCCGGGGCCCTAAGGACGTTTCAGCCTTTCAGGTGCTATGCAGCCCCTGTCGCCGCTGAGCCTTTTCTCAATGGGACGAGCTCCAATTATGTGGAAGAGATGTACTACGCATGGCTGGAGAACCCAAAGAGCGTGCACAAG TCTTGGGACATTTTCTTCCGTAACGCCAATGCAGGCGCTCCTCCTGGCTCTGCCTACCAAAGCCCCCCTCCAGTGGGGGTGAGTCTCTCAGGACTGTCTCAGGCCCAGGCACTGGTTGGAGCTCAGCCTAATGTGGAAAAACTAGTGGAAGACCACCTTGCCGTGCAGTCCCTCATCCGTGCCTACCAG ATTCGGGGGCACCATGTTGCACAGCTGGATCCTCTGGGAATTATGGATGCAGATCTTGATTCGTGCGTCCCGGCAGATATAATCACATCCTCTGATAAACTTG GCTTCTATGGACTTGAAGAAGCGGATCTGGATAAAGTTTTCCGGCTTCCTACCACAACCTTCATTGGGGGAAGTGAAAGTGCTCTTACTCTCAGGGAAATCATCCGGCGTTTAGAG ATGTCCTACTGTCAGCACATTGGAGTGGAGTTCATGTTCATCAATGACTTGCAGCAGTGCCAGTGGATCAGACAGAAGTTTGAGAAGCCGGGAGTGATGCAGTTTACTCTGGACGAGAAAAGGACACTACTGGCCCGTATGATCCGCTCAACCAG GTTTGAGGAGTTCCTGCAGAGGAAGTGGTCATCAGAGAAACGTTTTGGCCTAGAGGGATGCGAGTCTCTCATTCCTGCCCTTAAAACCATCATCGACAAATCTAGTGAGAACGGAGTGGAGAGCGTTATCATGGGAATGCCACACAG AGGCCGTCTGAATGTGCTTGCTAATGTGATCCGTAAGGAGCTGGAGCAGATCTTCTGCCAGTTTGATTCAAAGCTGGAAGCTGCAGATGAG GGCTCAGGTGATGTGAAGTATCATCTGGGTATGTACCATAGACGGATCAACCGGGTCACTGATCGCCacatcactctctctctgatgGCCAACCCTTCACACCTGGAGGCAGTGGACCCCGTAGTGCAGGGCAAGACCAAGGCAGAGCAGTTCTACTGTGGTGACTCTGATGGCAAAAGG GTGATGTCCATCTTATTGCATGGAGACGCAGCCTTCGCTGGTCAGGGTATCGTGTATGAGACCTTTCACCTGAGTGACCTGCCGTCCTACTCCACACATGGCACTATTCACGTGGTCGTAAACAACCAG ATTGGCTTCACTACTGACCCTCGGATGGCTCGATCCTCGCCGTACCCCACGGACGTGGCCAGAGTGGTCAACGCTCCCATCTTCCATGTTAATGCAGACGATCCCGAGGCtgttatgtatgtgtgtaatgtagCTGCAGAATGGAGAGCCACCTTTCATAAAGATGTGGTGGTTGATCTG GTGAGCTACAGACGAAACGGCCACAACGAGATGGACGAGCCGATGTTTACGCAACCCCTGATGTATAAACagataaagaaacagaaacCAGTTCTGCAGAAATATGCTGAAAAGCTCATTACAGAAGGAGCTGTAAGCAGACAGGAATATGAG GAGGAAATTGCCAAGTATGACAAAATCTGTGAGGAGGCGTACAATCGTTCTAAAGATGAGAAGATCTTGCACATCAAGCACTGGCTTGACTCACCttggccag GTTTCTTCACTCTGGATGGTCAACCCAAAAGTATGAGCTGTCCATCCACTGGTCTTAATGAAGACTTGCTTAGTCACATCGGTCAGGTGGCTTCCTCAGTGCCTGTGGAGGATTTCACTATCCATGGAG GTCTTACCCGTATCCTGAAGAGCAGGGCTACAATGGTGCAGAACCGCTTAGTGGACTGGGCTCTTGGAGAATACATGGCCTTCGGTTCTCTGCTAAAAGAAGGCATTCATGTGCGTCTCAGTGGTCAGGATGTGGAGAGAGGGACCTTCAG TCATCGGCACCATGTGCTACACGATCAAAACGTTGACAAACGGACATGCATTCCCATGAACTACATCGACTCAAACCAGGCTCCATATACCGTGTGCAACAGCTCCCTGTCAGAATACGGGGTTCTTG GTTTTGAGCTTGGCTTTGCCATGGCAAGTCCTAACGCTCTAGTGCTCTGGGAGGCTCAGTTTGGAGACTTTCATAACACAGCCCAGTGCATCATCGACCAGTTCATCTCCCCAGGCCAGGCTAAGTGGGTCCGACAGAACGGCATTGTGCTGCTGCTACCTCATGGCATGGAGGGCATG GGACCAGAACACTCCTCTGCCCGTCCAGAGAGATTCTTGCAGATGTGCAATGATGACCCTGACGTTTTCCCG AAAATCACAGAGGACTTTGCTGTCCGGCAGCTTTATGACTGTAACTGGATCGTGGTGAACTGCTCCACTCCTGCAAACTTCTTCCATGTTCTTCGGAGGCAGATCCTTCTGCCCTTCAGAAAGCCT CTCATTATCTTCACACCTAAATCACTGCTACGGCACCCAGAGGCCAAGTCAAGTTTTGATGATATGTTACAAG gCACACACTTCAGCCGTCTCATTCCTGAAGAGGGAACAGCATCACAGAATTCAGCTGGAGTGAAGCGTCTCATCTTCTGCACAGGGAAGGTTTATTATGACCTCACCAAAGAACGAAAGGCCAGAGGCCTGGAGAACACAGTGGCCATAAGTCGTATTGAGCAG CTTTCTCCGTTCCCGTTTGATCTTGTGAAAGCTGAGGCAGAGAAGTATCCTCAGGCTCAGCTGCTGTGGTGCCAGGAAGAGCATAAGAATCAAGGCTACTATGACTATGTCAAGCCACGCATCAGCAGAACCTTCAGCAACACCCGTCCCGTTTG GTACGCCGGCCGAGAGCCTGCAGCTGCCCCAGCCACAGGCAACAAGAAAGCTCATCTTGTGGAGCTGGAGCGGTTCTTAGACACAGCCTTCAACCCGGATGCCTTCCAGGACCAGTCCTAA